The following coding sequences lie in one Hippopotamus amphibius kiboko isolate mHipAmp2 chromosome 7, mHipAmp2.hap2, whole genome shotgun sequence genomic window:
- the PDGFB gene encoding platelet-derived growth factor subunit B isoform X2, which yields MLSDHSIRSFDDLQRLLHGDSVDEDGAELDLNLTRSHSGGELDSLSRGRRSLGSPTVAEPAVIAECKTRTEVFEISRRLIDRTNANFLVWPPCVEVQRCSGCCNNRNVQCRPTQVQLRPVQVRKIEIVRKKPTFKKATVTLEDHLACKCETVVARPVTRSPGTSQEQRARTPQTRVTIRTVRVRRPPKGKHRKFKHTHDKKALKETLGA from the exons ATGCTCAGTGACCACTCGATCCGCTCCTTTGATGACCTTCAGCGCCTGCTGCACGGAGACTCCGTAG ATGAAGATGGGGCTGAATTGGACCTGAATTTGACCCGGTCCCATTCTGGAGGCGAGCTCGACAGTTTATCCCGCGGGAGAAGGAGCCTAG GTTCCCCGACGGTCGCTGAGCCAGCCGTGATCGCGGAGTGCAAGACACGCACTGAGGTGTTCGAGATCTCGCGGCGCCTCATAGACCGCACCAACGCCAACTTCCTGGTGTGGCCGCCCTGCGTGGAGGTGCAGCGCTGCTCTGGCTGCTGCAACAACCGGAACGTGCAGTGCCGCCCCACCCAGGTGCAGCTGCGGCCGGTCCAG GTGAGAAAGATTGAGATCGTGCGGAAGAAGCCAACTTTTAAGAAGGCCACAGTGACCTTGGAGGACCACCTGGCTTGCAAGTGTGAGACGGTGGTGGCTCGACCTGTGACCCGAAGCCCGGGGACTTCCCAGGAGCAGCGAG CCAGGACACCCCAAACTCGGGTGACCATTCGGACGGTGCGAGTCCGCCGGCCCCCCAAGGGGAAGCACCGGAAGTTCAAGCACACGCATGACAAGAAGGCGCTGAAGGAGACCCTCGGAGCCTAG